The sequence below is a genomic window from Dyadobacter chenwenxiniae.
ATAATCAGCATGCCATATTTGTCGGCCAGATCGTAGAAGTATTCAGAAGGCGTGTAATGCGTAAGCCGCTGGAATTCCATTCCTGCTTCCTTCATCAGTTTAAAGTCCTTTTCGATAAGCCAATCCGGTTCTACCGAGCCCAATCCGGGATAATCCACAACCCGGTTTCCACCACCAACACGAATCGATTTTCCATTCAAAAGCAGCTGCGCATGTTTCACCTCGACCTTTCTGATCCCGAAGCTGGAAGCGATAGAATCTCCCCCGACAGCGATTTTAAGCTGATACAAATTGGGATCATCCAAGTCCCACAACCTGACCTGTGCGGCAGTTAATGTGGCTTCCGCGTCAACGATGCCAGTTTGTCCGGCGGGAATGCTTTCAGGTTTACCTTTTAAATTGACGGGAATTGTTTTGCCTTTAAATAACACATTGTAGCTAACCTGCGGCGAGACGGCAGATTTGGACGCATTGCGAATACGGATTTTGGTTTTTAAAGTCGCTATTCCTTTCTCCAGATCGGGCAGGGCATCAATTTTTAGATTTTCGGCATAAACCTCGGGCTTAACGGTCAGATAAACGGGCCGGACCAGGCCACCATAATTCAGCCAGCCCATAAAAGGATCATTAATGTTCCCATTATCCTTCGCACCCGGAACCGTGCCTGGCTTCCATGTATCATTGTTAACCGAAACGGCCAGCAGGTTGTCGCCATCTTTCAGCAAATCCGTCACATCGAAACTGAATGGCGTGTAACCGCCCTCATGCTCGCCCACTTTTTCATTATTAAGCCAAACGTGCGTCTTATAATAAGCAGCGTCAAAATGCAGGATCACCCGCTTTCCGGCGACCGGTTTCCAGGCGAAATTCTTTCTATACCAAGCTGTTCCGGTATAATGTTCGAAGCGCGGGTCCGAAGAGAAGCAATGCGGAACAGTCACCTTATCCAGCCGGTTACTCTGCGCTAATTTATCCAGATACCACTTTCCCTTAATCCCCATCTCAGCCGGATCCAAAGCAAAAAGCCACTCTCCATGCAGTGGGATAGCATTAGGTTCACGGATTTTAAATTGTGCAAGTGAAGTTTGCAGGGTTAGAAGGCAAGCAATTAATGTAAATGTTATTAGGAGTTGTTTCATTGTTTTATATGATTATTACTGCAAGGCAAAAAATATGGTTGCATCCCTTTGCATGATGTTTCGTCCCTGCCGGGACTTTGGGCATTATTCATTCGGCTGTTTGTTACCTATATGATGTCCCTCTGGGACTTAGTGACATCTATTCGTTTATTATTTTTCGCCAATAGTGCGTTGGTTAGGACTATTTAATCAACAATTTTTCAGCTTGTTATTATTCGCAAGGCTCAGTCCCGTAGGGACGCAATATTGGTAGCCCGATGTAATCGAAGTCACAGGGAATGCCAGAGGCATGTAACGACATCACGTAACATTAACTTTCCGAGAAGCCACAAACGGGATCGCCGCCGAAAATAAAACAACCGTCGCAACAACAGCTGTTATCACCGTCCCGGAAGTCGTCATTACACTTAATATAAAGAGCATTACTGCCGTGAAGAGCAATGCGCCGGCGATTACCTGCAAGCCGAAACGGTTCTGACGCTTGATTTCGATCGCTTCCTCTTCATTGATTTCCAAGGCGTCGATGCGTTTTTGTTCCTTTGTTTCCAGGTAAGTCAAATATTCGTGTGCAATGATGTCTTTCGACCTCGCCCAGAGTTCGTAAGCCAGCAAAAGCAACAGCGGAAGTCCTACGCCAACGATCGTTTCCATACCTCTGGACAATTTGAAATCGAGCAGAATCGGAGCAAGGATTTTGAAGAAAAGATTAACCGAAAGTCCGATGCTGGTAACCCATAATGTGACTGTGCTGTTGAGTCTTTTGGAAAAAAGAGCCCAAAGAGGAGGTGCCAGAAGCGGGCCGCCTGATATGGCAGAAATACTTAAAACAACTTCTACGATGCCACCTGCGGCCGGAACGAGCAATGCAATCCCGATCATTCCCAATCCGAAAAACCAGGATGAGCCGCGGGCAACCCGGATCAGTTGCTTGTCAGAAGCCTTTGGGTTGACCATTCCTTTGTAAATGTCATTGGTAAAAACCGCTGAAACGACGTTCAAAGCTGTGTTTGCGCTGGCTGAGGTGGAGAAATACATGCCGGTTAGCATGAGCCCCAGCAAACCCGGAGGTAAAACCAATTTGCAGATCATCAGATACGCATTTTCCGTATCAAGGCCTGTTAATGTTGGATTAATGGCCTTGTAAATCATTGGCGGGAACATCCAGATCACCGGACTGATCAGATACAATCCCGCAAAAAGAAACGCCACTTTCTTAGCAGATTTTTCACTGTCGACGCTGGTGTAACGCTGCACCATGGTCCAGTTTCCGCCGATGTAGCAAATGTGATAAATGACGAATGCGGCGACGAATCCAATGGTGTACTCGCCATTCAAAAGGTTAAAAAAATCGTCTGGAACGGCTTTGCTGAAACCTTCCCATCCGCCGACTTTGTCAAACGATAATGGAAGCAAAATGAAAACCGCAGCCGATAACACCACAAATTGCAGAATGTCGGTAACCATCACTGCCCAAAGCCCGCCGATTGCCGTGTAAGCAATCATAAAAAGCCCCAGACCAACCGTACAAGGCACCAATGGCAAGTCAAGAGAAGCGCTCACAAGCTTGGCAACCGGATACAAAACCGAGCCTTTGATAAAAACGGAAACCAGCGTGAAAATGAAGATATAGGTCTTCTGAACAGGCAATCCCAGCCGCTCCCTAATGAATTCTGCCGCGGTTAATGCACCCGTTCTTTTCCATCGCGGCGCCAAATAAAGTGCTGTAATCAAGGCGCCTATGCACATTGTCCATTGAATGGTTATGGCAACCCAGCCGTGCTTGTATGCAATAGAACCCCAGGCTAC
It includes:
- a CDS encoding glycoside hydrolase family 2 protein, whose translation is MKQLLITFTLIACLLTLQTSLAQFKIREPNAIPLHGEWLFALDPAEMGIKGKWYLDKLAQSNRLDKVTVPHCFSSDPRFEHYTGTAWYRKNFAWKPVAGKRVILHFDAAYYKTHVWLNNEKVGEHEGGYTPFSFDVTDLLKDGDNLLAVSVNNDTWKPGTVPGAKDNGNINDPFMGWLNYGGLVRPVYLTVKPEVYAENLKIDALPDLEKGIATLKTKIRIRNASKSAVSPQVSYNVLFKGKTIPVNLKGKPESIPAGQTGIVDAEATLTAAQVRLWDLDDPNLYQLKIAVGGDSIASSFGIRKVEVKHAQLLLNGKSIRVGGGNRVVDYPGLGSVEPDWLIEKDFKLMKEAGMEFQRLTHYTPSEYFYDLADKYGMLIITEAGNWQLTPNQMDNDSIRKKFRSQFTEMAERDWNHPSIIAYSVGNEYASTTSAGQRWTKDMIEFARQTDPTRLYTFATMLLNTLPKKPEDEASQFVDFVSTNTYGNHAKALDHIHGLYPDKPILVSEWGVRADEKDEAFQAQHITDLMAEFRKRPYVVGTSWWTYNDYQSRFHNTNANGYRPWGIVGPDRSFRQAYGIHQKEYSPVTIEKVGFKNGGQGQHLLTVRITARGDFPSRAIKGYKLKTNATTLVLPDLNPGESKEIDIPIAGFDKQLHIKISKPTGFTAIETDIELK
- a CDS encoding sodium:solute symporter family protein, which codes for MNNTIDTVVILVFSAFVMGIGMLFARTGRNLKSFFAGGEAVPWFIGGLSLFMSFFSAGTFVAWGSIAYKHGWVAITIQWTMCIGALITALYLAPRWKRTGALTAAEFIRERLGLPVQKTYIFIFTLVSVFIKGSVLYPVAKLVSASLDLPLVPCTVGLGLFMIAYTAIGGLWAVMVTDILQFVVLSAAVFILLPLSFDKVGGWEGFSKAVPDDFFNLLNGEYTIGFVAAFVIYHICYIGGNWTMVQRYTSVDSEKSAKKVAFLFAGLYLISPVIWMFPPMIYKAINPTLTGLDTENAYLMICKLVLPPGLLGLMLTGMYFSTSASANTALNVVSAVFTNDIYKGMVNPKASDKQLIRVARGSSWFFGLGMIGIALLVPAAGGIVEVVLSISAISGGPLLAPPLWALFSKRLNSTVTLWVTSIGLSVNLFFKILAPILLDFKLSRGMETIVGVGLPLLLLLAYELWARSKDIIAHEYLTYLETKEQKRIDALEINEEEAIEIKRQNRFGLQVIAGALLFTAVMLFILSVMTTSGTVITAVVATVVLFSAAIPFVASRKVNVT